The Beijerinckiaceae bacterium RH AL1 genome has a segment encoding these proteins:
- a CDS encoding Protease-4 (ID:RHAL1_04144;~source:Prodigal:2.6) yields MSATSDQLIDRRRLQRRLSLWRVLAFVALAVAILAIGWRAVGLRGAGAVVPHIARLSIGGLITGDDDTIKLIDGLTDSNASGVLVDIGSPGGTVTGSERVYKALRRLSAKKPTVAVVKDLAASGAYIAALGTDQIVAEDNALVGSIGVLFQFPNFAGALDKLGVKVETIKSSPLKASPNGLEPTTPEAKAAIDALVVDTYGWFKGLVKSRRNMNDDQLAAVVDGRVFTGRQGLALHLVDALGEEQTAIKYLHEKRNVPDKLPVYDWKRKTGFAMKLFGSAGDVARFVGLGSLAGVLDEAGHLAEARSMEGLVAVWEPSPGT; encoded by the coding sequence ATGTCTGCGACCTCCGACCAGCTCATCGACCGGCGTCGCCTGCAGCGGCGCCTTTCTTTGTGGCGTGTCCTCGCCTTCGTCGCCCTCGCCGTCGCGATCCTGGCTATCGGCTGGCGCGCGGTCGGGCTGCGCGGCGCCGGCGCCGTCGTGCCGCACATCGCGCGGCTCTCGATCGGCGGCCTGATCACCGGCGACGACGACACGATCAAGCTGATCGACGGCCTCACCGACTCGAATGCCTCGGGCGTCCTCGTCGACATCGGGAGCCCCGGTGGCACGGTCACGGGATCGGAGCGCGTGTACAAGGCGCTGCGCCGGCTTTCCGCGAAGAAGCCGACCGTGGCGGTCGTGAAGGACCTTGCGGCGTCGGGCGCCTACATCGCCGCGCTCGGCACCGACCAGATCGTCGCAGAGGACAACGCGCTCGTCGGCTCGATCGGCGTGCTCTTCCAGTTCCCAAATTTCGCCGGCGCCCTGGACAAGCTCGGCGTCAAGGTCGAGACGATCAAGTCGTCGCCTTTGAAGGCGTCGCCGAATGGGCTCGAGCCGACGACTCCGGAGGCGAAGGCCGCCATCGACGCGCTCGTCGTCGACACCTACGGCTGGTTCAAGGGTCTCGTGAAGTCGCGCCGCAACATGAACGACGACCAGCTCGCCGCGGTCGTCGACGGCCGGGTCTTCACCGGTCGCCAGGGCCTTGCCCTGCATCTCGTCGATGCGCTCGGCGAGGAGCAGACGGCAATCAAGTATCTCCACGAGAAGCGTAATGTGCCCGACAAGCTTCCCGTCTACGACTGGAAGCGGAAGACAGGGTTCGCGATGAAGCTGTTCGGCTCGGCCGGCGACGTGGCCCGGTTCGTCGGGCTCGGCTCGCTCGCGGGCGTGCTGGACGAGGCCGGCCATCTGGCGGAGGCCCGTTCGATGGAGGGTCTGGTGGCGGTCTGGGAGCCGTCGCCGGGAACCTAG
- the rsmI gene encoding Ribosomal RNA small subunit methyltransferase I (ID:RHAL1_04145;~source:Prodigal:2.6) codes for MTSTFTAFGLVAEAEPLAPGLHIVATPIGNLADISLRALATLAAANVVVAEDTRVTKVLLAHYGITTPLVAYHEHNAAEMRPRLLARLAQGEALALVSDAGTPLVSDPGFRLVGAALEASHAVTAIPGASAVLAALVVAGLPSSRFFFEGFLPVRSAARRQRIAELAAVPGTLVFFESPRRVAECLADLAAVLGAREAAVARELTKLYEAVRRGSLTELAATYAAEPAPRGEIVLLVGPPSDAVPALDGEALDARLRDALRTLSVKDAAAVVAGETGQPRRKVYARAVSLAAETS; via the coding sequence ATGACATCGACCTTCACCGCTTTCGGTCTCGTCGCCGAAGCCGAGCCGCTGGCGCCGGGCCTCCACATCGTGGCGACGCCGATCGGCAACCTCGCCGACATCTCTCTGCGTGCGCTCGCGACGCTGGCCGCCGCAAACGTCGTCGTCGCCGAGGACACGCGGGTCACCAAGGTCCTGCTGGCGCATTACGGGATCACGACGCCGCTCGTCGCCTATCACGAGCACAACGCGGCCGAGATGCGCCCGCGCCTCTTGGCACGGCTGGCGCAGGGCGAGGCGCTGGCGCTCGTCTCCGACGCCGGTACGCCGCTCGTCTCCGACCCCGGCTTTCGCCTGGTCGGCGCGGCGCTCGAGGCGAGCCACGCCGTCACCGCAATACCCGGTGCCTCGGCCGTTCTCGCCGCGCTGGTCGTCGCGGGACTGCCTTCGAGCCGCTTCTTCTTCGAAGGCTTCCTCCCGGTGAGGAGCGCGGCGCGCCGCCAGCGCATCGCCGAGCTTGCCGCAGTGCCCGGCACGCTGGTGTTCTTCGAATCGCCGCGCCGTGTCGCCGAATGCCTCGCCGATCTCGCCGCCGTGCTCGGCGCGCGCGAAGCGGCCGTCGCCCGCGAGCTGACCAAGCTCTACGAGGCGGTTCGACGGGGGTCGCTCACCGAGCTCGCGGCGACCTACGCCGCCGAGCCGGCGCCGCGCGGGGAGATCGTGCTCCTGGTCGGGCCACCGTCGGACGCCGTGCCGGCGCTCGACGGCGAGGCCCTGGATGCGCGGCTACGCGACGCACTGCGCACATTGTCGGTCAAGGACGCCGCCGCCGTCGTTGCAGGGGAAACCGGGCAACCGCGGCGCAAGGTCTATGCGCGGGCCGTATCGCTCGCGGCCGAGACGAGCTGA
- the aidB gene encoding putative acyl-CoA dehydrogenase AidB (ID:RHAL1_04150;~source:Prodigal:2.6) — protein MSAAPPIAVLQTHEVGNQPGPLADVNLYLTDVALRDAVRREAGDWLDVRCTSLGAAVGSSEVLALGEAANRNPPTLMSFDRWGRRLDEVAFHPSYHALMALAMEHRIHDIAWRDARPGRHVAHAAMLAVFTQAEAGVMCPMNMTYAAVPALRAHPAGRPWVERLVGGRYDAPLRPIGEKGGVTLGMAMTEKQGGSDVRANTTRAEPDTGAYRLTGHKWFCSAPMSDGFLTLAQAPGGLTCFLVPRVLPDGSRNAIQLMRLKDKLGNKSNASAEIEYHGAYAERLGDEGAGVKTIIEMVHHTRLGTIAGTLGIMRMALAQAFHHCASRRAFQKALIDQPAMAGVLADLAVEYEASAVMVVAVAKAFDAEDAPGRAFARLAVALSKYLLTKRCATFVVECMECHGGNGYVEEGPLPRLYREAPLNAIWEGSGNVIALDVLRTLAREPLAVETYAAAIAEACGASAAFDRAAEATLAEARRPCPEAGARRLVERLALVLQGALLLRHAPTAVADAFCATRLDDRAFTYGAGALSAETIAAILGRHRL, from the coding sequence ATGTCCGCCGCACCGCCGATCGCCGTTCTTCAAACGCATGAGGTCGGAAACCAGCCGGGCCCGCTCGCCGATGTGAACCTCTACCTCACCGATGTCGCCCTGCGCGATGCGGTGCGCCGGGAGGCGGGCGACTGGCTCGATGTGCGCTGCACCAGCCTCGGTGCGGCCGTCGGCTCGTCGGAGGTGCTGGCCCTGGGCGAGGCGGCGAACCGCAATCCGCCCACGCTCATGAGCTTCGACCGTTGGGGCCGGCGCCTCGACGAGGTTGCCTTCCATCCGAGCTATCACGCGCTGATGGCGCTCGCGATGGAGCACCGCATCCACGACATCGCGTGGCGGGATGCCCGCCCCGGCCGCCATGTCGCGCACGCCGCGATGCTCGCCGTCTTCACACAGGCCGAGGCGGGCGTGATGTGCCCGATGAACATGACCTACGCCGCCGTGCCTGCCCTGCGCGCCCATCCCGCCGGCAGGCCATGGGTCGAGCGGCTCGTCGGCGGCCGCTACGACGCGCCCCTGCGACCGATCGGCGAGAAAGGCGGCGTCACGCTCGGCATGGCGATGACCGAGAAGCAGGGCGGCAGCGACGTTCGCGCCAACACCACGCGCGCCGAGCCCGACACCGGCGCCTATCGGCTGACCGGCCACAAGTGGTTCTGCTCGGCCCCGATGAGCGACGGCTTCCTGACCCTCGCCCAGGCGCCGGGCGGGCTCACCTGCTTCCTTGTGCCGCGCGTCCTGCCGGATGGCTCGCGCAACGCGATCCAGCTGATGCGGCTGAAGGACAAGCTTGGCAACAAGTCCAACGCCTCGGCCGAGATCGAGTACCACGGCGCCTACGCCGAGCGGCTCGGCGACGAGGGCGCGGGCGTGAAGACCATCATCGAGATGGTCCACCATACCCGCCTCGGGACCATTGCCGGCACGCTCGGGATCATGCGCATGGCGCTGGCCCAGGCGTTCCACCATTGCGCGAGCCGGCGTGCCTTCCAGAAGGCGCTGATCGACCAGCCGGCCATGGCGGGCGTGCTCGCCGACCTCGCCGTCGAGTACGAGGCTTCGGCCGTGATGGTCGTCGCGGTGGCGAAGGCCTTCGATGCCGAGGACGCGCCGGGCCGCGCCTTCGCGCGGCTCGCGGTGGCGCTGAGCAAGTACCTGCTCACCAAGCGCTGCGCGACCTTCGTCGTCGAGTGCATGGAGTGCCACGGCGGCAACGGCTACGTCGAGGAGGGGCCGCTGCCGCGCCTCTATCGCGAGGCGCCGCTCAACGCGATCTGGGAAGGCTCGGGCAACGTCATTGCGCTCGACGTGCTGCGCACCCTCGCCCGCGAGCCGCTGGCGGTCGAGACCTACGCCGCAGCCATCGCCGAGGCGTGCGGCGCCAGCGCCGCTTTCGACCGTGCCGCCGAGGCGACGCTCGCGGAGGCACGCCGGCCCTGTCCGGAGGCCGGCGCACGGCGGCTCGTCGAGCGGCTTGCGCTTGTGCTGCAGGGCGCCCTCCTGCTCCGCCACGCGCCGACCGCCGTCGCCGACGCCTTCTGCGCGACGCGGCTGGACGACCGGGCGTTCACGTACGGGGCGGGCGCTCTCTCCGCGGAGACGATCGCGGCGATCCTCGGCCGGCATCGATTGTGA
- a CDS encoding protein of unknown function (ID:RHAL1_04147;~source:Prodigal:2.6) gives MFFISKDVADGIMALLDRAQAARELAAIRAMPGFEIYVNAIAEGIDDRKALDDGPQQPEDLEKTP, from the coding sequence ATGTTCTTCATCTCGAAAGACGTCGCCGACGGCATCATGGCGCTGCTCGATCGCGCCCAGGCGGCCCGCGAGCTGGCGGCGATCCGGGCGATGCCGGGCTTCGAGATCTACGTCAACGCGATCGCGGAAGGCATCGACGACAGGAAGGCTCTCGACGACGGCCCGCAGCAGCCGGAAGACCTGGAAAAGACCCCCTAG
- a CDS encoding Helicase (ID:RHAL1_04149;~source:Prodigal:2.6): MNLPFSAATPVPPRDRATGVTLVLGPTNTGKTHFAIERMLAHRSGMIGLPLRLLAREVYNRVVEKVGVEAVALITGEEKIKPRQPRYWVCTVEAMPRDLDLAFVAVDEIQLAADLDRGHVFTDRIINRRGTEETLLIGAQTMERALTELLPGVKVVTRPRLSKLTFAGEKKLARLPPRSAVVAFSAEEVYAIAELIRRQRGGAAVVLGALSPRTRNAQIDMYQSGDVDYIVATDAIGMGLNLDVDHIAFAGDRKFDGWHYRRLNPAEFGQIAGRAGRHLRDGTFGTSGRCPPFDNELVEMLEEHRFEPVRMLQWRNATLDFNSIESLTASLDLLPGENGLTRAPMAADQIALDIASRDAEVQKVARNRGDIARLWDCCQIPDYRKLSPAAHAELVLTIYQFVVRAGRIPDDWFARHIDALDRVEGEIDTLSARIAQVRTWTFIANRPDWLRDPEHWQRVARRVEDTLSDALHQRLAQRFVDRRTSVLRRRLRENAIMDAEITSSGDVTVEGQHVGQLNGFRFTSDPQAAGEEARTLNAAAQKALASEIEGRATRVSEAVDEAFVLANDGLIRWLGEPVGRIMAGGHILTPQVRVIADEQLTGPALELVQRRLDLWLAQHVTKLLGPLAELEKGEGLDGIARGIAFQIAESLGVLERAKVADDVKNLPQEARGSLRKLGVRFGAYHLYLPALVKPAPRALSAQLWALKNGGVEGVKGLDEVPHLAASGRTSFVADQQVPKGFYRAAGFRVCGERAVRVDILERLADLIRPAIAYRPGTTPGDPPPGTADGDGFVVTVGMTSLAGCSGEAFGTILRSLGYVVDRRPGPAITVPLVAKAATEPLQPPQVTPAEATAAPAEDAAEPASAPATPVAAEPLEDRVSLARQSELIAAALEGGALEAIEPLPAAPAMPASAMEAPTPEPQAAHAEAAASEPAPVEASEVAAEPMPPRPADVEAAAAPVEVPVDALPETPAAEAAPASGEPEAESAPAEPAEIALIEVWRPHRHNFHNRRSADRNRGPRRAQNGAGAASEPGSVPGQGESGGEGEPRRDGGKRFGDRHGEGRPRGPRRDFAAGGDDRRPKPDFKGGKGPRRDERPRTMQSEPPRERERQPDPNSPFAKLAALKVQLEGK, translated from the coding sequence ATGAACCTCCCGTTTTCCGCCGCCACACCCGTTCCGCCGCGCGATCGTGCGACGGGCGTCACGCTCGTGCTGGGGCCGACCAACACCGGCAAGACGCATTTCGCGATCGAGCGGATGCTCGCGCATCGCAGTGGCATGATCGGCCTGCCGCTGCGCCTGCTCGCGCGCGAGGTGTACAACCGCGTCGTCGAGAAGGTCGGTGTCGAGGCGGTGGCGCTGATCACTGGCGAGGAGAAGATCAAGCCGCGCCAGCCGCGCTACTGGGTTTGCACCGTGGAGGCGATGCCGCGCGATCTCGACCTCGCCTTCGTCGCCGTCGACGAGATCCAGCTCGCCGCCGACCTCGATCGCGGCCACGTCTTCACCGATCGTATCATCAACCGTCGCGGCACCGAGGAGACGCTGCTCATCGGCGCGCAGACGATGGAGCGCGCGCTCACCGAATTGCTGCCGGGCGTGAAGGTCGTCACGCGACCGCGGCTCTCGAAGCTCACCTTCGCCGGCGAGAAGAAGCTGGCGCGCCTGCCGCCGCGCTCCGCCGTCGTCGCCTTCTCGGCCGAGGAGGTCTATGCGATCGCCGAGCTGATTCGCCGCCAGCGCGGCGGCGCCGCCGTCGTGCTCGGGGCGCTGTCGCCGCGCACGCGCAACGCGCAGATCGACATGTACCAGTCCGGCGACGTCGACTACATCGTCGCCACCGATGCGATCGGCATGGGTCTGAACCTCGACGTCGACCACATCGCCTTTGCCGGCGATCGCAAGTTCGACGGCTGGCACTACCGCCGGCTGAATCCCGCCGAGTTCGGCCAGATCGCCGGGCGCGCGGGACGCCACCTGCGCGACGGCACCTTCGGCACCTCTGGCCGCTGCCCGCCGTTCGACAACGAGCTCGTCGAGATGCTGGAGGAGCATCGTTTCGAGCCCGTCCGGATGCTGCAATGGCGCAACGCGACGCTCGACTTCAACTCGATCGAGTCGCTCACCGCCTCGCTCGATCTCCTGCCCGGCGAAAACGGCCTCACCCGCGCGCCGATGGCGGCCGACCAGATCGCGCTCGACATCGCCTCGCGCGATGCCGAGGTGCAGAAGGTGGCGCGCAACCGCGGCGACATCGCGCGGCTTTGGGACTGCTGTCAGATTCCCGACTACCGCAAGCTGTCGCCTGCCGCGCACGCCGAGCTTGTGCTGACGATCTATCAATTCGTTGTGCGCGCGGGGCGCATCCCCGACGACTGGTTCGCGCGCCACATCGATGCGCTCGATCGCGTCGAGGGCGAGATCGACACGCTTTCCGCGCGCATCGCGCAGGTGCGGACCTGGACCTTCATCGCGAACCGGCCGGACTGGTTGCGCGACCCCGAGCATTGGCAGCGCGTGGCGCGTCGGGTAGAGGACACGCTGTCCGACGCCCTTCATCAGCGTCTGGCCCAGAGATTTGTCGACCGCCGGACAAGCGTCCTGCGCCGTCGGCTACGAGAGAATGCGATCATGGACGCTGAGATTACCTCCAGCGGCGACGTGACGGTCGAAGGCCAGCACGTCGGGCAGCTCAACGGGTTCCGCTTCACGTCGGACCCGCAAGCCGCAGGAGAGGAAGCGCGGACGCTCAACGCGGCCGCGCAGAAGGCCCTCGCCTCCGAAATCGAAGGCCGCGCGACCCGCGTCAGCGAGGCGGTCGACGAGGCCTTCGTGCTCGCCAACGACGGGCTGATCCGCTGGCTCGGCGAGCCGGTCGGCCGCATCATGGCCGGCGGCCATATCCTGACGCCGCAGGTCCGCGTCATCGCCGACGAGCAGCTCACGGGGCCCGCGCTCGAGCTGGTGCAGCGCCGTCTCGACCTGTGGCTCGCCCAGCACGTGACCAAGCTGCTCGGGCCTTTGGCCGAGCTCGAGAAGGGCGAAGGCCTCGACGGCATCGCGCGCGGCATCGCCTTCCAGATCGCCGAATCGCTCGGCGTGCTCGAGCGCGCGAAGGTCGCCGACGACGTGAAGAACCTGCCGCAAGAGGCGCGCGGCTCGCTGCGCAAGCTCGGCGTGCGCTTCGGCGCCTATCACCTCTACCTTCCCGCGCTGGTGAAGCCGGCGCCGCGCGCGCTCTCCGCACAGCTTTGGGCGCTGAAAAACGGCGGCGTCGAGGGCGTGAAGGGCCTCGACGAGGTGCCGCATCTCGCCGCCTCCGGCCGCACCAGCTTCGTCGCCGACCAGCAGGTCCCCAAGGGCTTCTATCGCGCGGCGGGTTTTCGCGTCTGCGGCGAGCGCGCGGTGCGCGTCGACATTCTCGAGCGTCTCGCCGACCTGATTCGCCCGGCGATCGCCTATCGCCCCGGCACGACCCCCGGCGACCCGCCGCCCGGCACCGCCGATGGTGACGGCTTCGTCGTCACGGTCGGCATGACCTCGCTGGCCGGCTGCTCGGGAGAAGCTTTCGGCACGATCCTGCGCTCGCTTGGCTATGTCGTCGATCGCCGGCCGGGACCCGCGATCACCGTGCCGCTGGTCGCCAAGGCGGCGACCGAGCCGCTGCAGCCCCCGCAGGTGACGCCGGCAGAGGCGACCGCCGCTCCGGCCGAGGATGCCGCCGAGCCCGCAAGTGCCCCGGCGACGCCCGTTGCTGCGGAGCCGCTCGAGGATCGCGTGAGCCTCGCACGCCAGAGCGAGCTCATCGCTGCGGCGCTCGAGGGCGGCGCGCTTGAGGCGATCGAGCCGCTGCCGGCGGCGCCCGCGATGCCGGCCTCCGCCATGGAAGCTCCGACGCCGGAGCCGCAGGCGGCGCATGCCGAAGCCGCAGCTTCCGAACCGGCTCCCGTGGAGGCGAGCGAGGTTGCGGCCGAGCCCATGCCGCCCCGCCCCGCCGACGTCGAGGCCGCCGCGGCGCCCGTCGAGGTGCCCGTCGACGCCCTTCCGGAGACGCCAGCGGCCGAAGCGGCGCCGGCGAGCGGCGAACCTGAGGCCGAGAGTGCGCCGGCTGAGCCGGCGGAGATCGCTTTGATCGAGGTGTGGCGGCCGCATCGCCATAACTTTCACAACCGGCGCTCGGCCGATCGCAACCGCGGACCGCGTCGGGCTCAGAACGGGGCTGGCGCAGCTTCTGAGCCGGGTTCGGTCCCGGGACAGGGCGAGAGCGGCGGCGAAGGGGAGCCGCGTCGCGACGGTGGCAAGCGATTCGGCGATCGGCATGGCGAGGGTCGCCCGCGCGGGCCGCGCCGGGATTTTGCGGCAGGCGGCGACGATCGGCGCCCGAAGCCTGACTTCAAGGGCGGCAAGGGCCCGCGCCGCGACGAGCGTCCGCGCACGATGCAGAGCGAGCCGCCGCGCGAGCGCGAGCGTCAGCCCGACCCGAATTCCCCGTTCGCCAAGCTCGCCGCGCTGAAGGTGCAGCTCGAAGGCAAGTGA
- a CDS encoding Extracellular ligand-binding receptor (ID:RHAL1_04146;~source:Prodigal:2.6) has protein sequence MFGGDTKTNGRGAGDPDLSFNAPVGKVTSQPLGGTTAANGDTIGTGATKIALILPLTGGNGQASLVGQSLRNAADLAYAESGGNDLTILVKDDHSSPDGARDAAQQALADGAELVIGPLFAPDVREVSKVMRGAGKPMIAFSTDTSTASHGSYLLSFLIESYVDRIVDFAASKGKKSAAALIPDNDYGRVAEAEFQQATAKHGIRVMGIEHYTAATRDEAVKKIAALGDQIDMLFIPEQADAMGAMSQSLTTAGVNTKTVQLLGTGLWNDTRVLSLPALQNAWFAAPENGGFNSFANRYRAKYNSDPTRIATLAYDAVSLAAALAHSQGPQRYSDTVLLNKSGFNGADGVFRFRNDGTNDRGLAVLQISGGKAKTVSPAPHTFPPSS, from the coding sequence ATGTTCGGCGGCGACACGAAGACCAACGGTCGTGGCGCGGGCGATCCCGACCTCTCGTTCAACGCCCCGGTCGGAAAAGTGACCTCGCAGCCGCTCGGCGGGACGACCGCCGCCAACGGCGACACGATCGGCACCGGCGCGACCAAGATCGCGCTGATCCTGCCGCTGACCGGCGGCAACGGGCAGGCTTCGCTCGTCGGCCAGTCGCTGCGCAACGCCGCCGATCTCGCCTACGCCGAATCCGGCGGCAACGACCTCACCATCCTGGTCAAGGACGACCATTCGAGCCCGGACGGGGCGCGCGACGCCGCCCAGCAGGCGCTCGCCGACGGCGCCGAGCTCGTCATCGGTCCGCTCTTCGCGCCGGACGTGCGCGAAGTGTCGAAGGTGATGCGCGGCGCGGGCAAGCCGATGATCGCGTTTTCGACCGACACCTCCACCGCCTCGCACGGCTCCTACCTCCTCTCCTTCCTCATCGAGAGCTACGTCGACCGGATCGTCGACTTCGCCGCGTCCAAAGGGAAGAAGTCGGCCGCCGCGCTTATCCCCGACAACGACTACGGCCGGGTCGCCGAGGCGGAGTTCCAGCAGGCCACGGCCAAGCACGGCATTCGCGTCATGGGCATCGAGCACTACACGGCGGCGACGCGCGACGAGGCGGTGAAGAAGATCGCCGCGCTCGGCGACCAGATCGACATGCTGTTCATCCCCGAGCAGGCCGATGCGATGGGCGCGATGTCGCAGTCCCTCACCACCGCTGGCGTGAATACCAAGACCGTCCAGCTCCTCGGCACCGGGCTCTGGAACGACACGCGCGTGCTGAGCCTGCCGGCGCTGCAGAACGCCTGGTTCGCGGCACCCGAGAACGGCGGCTTCAATTCCTTCGCGAACCGCTACCGCGCCAAGTACAATTCCGACCCGACGCGCATCGCGACGCTCGCCTACGACGCCGTGTCGCTCGCCGCAGCACTCGCGCATTCGCAGGGGCCGCAGCGTTATTCGGACACCGTGCTGCTCAACAAGTCCGGCTTCAACGGCGCCGACGGCGTCTTCCGCTTCCGCAACGACGGCACCAACGATCGCGGCCTCGCGGTCCTGCAGATCTCGGGCGGCAAGGCGAAGACCGTGAGCCCGGCGCCGCACACCTTCCCGCCGTCGTCCTAG
- a CDS encoding hypothetical protein (ID:RHAL1_04148;~conserved protein of unknown function;~source:Prodigal:2.6), with product MSTLAEVLRQTFPIRDGQTVPYLAFPEAGRDPANAYAAPPMLPFDLFAIAARLMLLSGAYHHIAPPTQRRSRRLLSITPEEVEDARGVAKAWRVMDGFRFLDPRQAGAYAAWRATPEGKPLAPLFVWWTEVFATHGSAALVDAGDVTPVWWRAALLLFVAADEVAAGVGFHPAVAIAGRKTEAPWFERFVYLIFLFVGSLMRFKPDGSAETSAISTFSCAEKSMACVLPKARTPSVGCTLRSLSHNLALMPPQGIATGRWMPYVFTDAPPDERHLNLLLVPFPYAIAASAFRPRNDEVACGQRGGFFGLEQQWLTNLSHEKMIDFVVALAAEARREVDTIHAIVFPELALNEDFYEAMVAALPDKLPGLEFMIAGLSDRDGRVGNFVNVTVFQSQGKGATALGLTSAREKHHRWRLDRDQIISYGLQGTLSPSLFWWEDIDLLSRRVDFAVIRKGSVISALICEDLARVDPCQQLIRSVGPSIIFALLMDAPQVKQRWPARHATILAEDPGSAVLTMTSKAMMNRQDRLGIFRSYRDEDRVIALWRDDSKTVPDEIICGKDQYGVLLTLSGSHVTDESLDGRQDPGVVAWRFAGQRQLGLGPMAEAFAAIVTPDKLRHDCDVSI from the coding sequence ATGAGCACGCTAGCTGAGGTCCTGCGGCAGACTTTCCCGATCCGCGACGGCCAGACCGTGCCCTATCTCGCGTTTCCGGAGGCGGGTCGCGATCCGGCGAACGCCTATGCGGCGCCGCCGATGCTGCCGTTCGACCTGTTTGCCATCGCCGCGCGGCTGATGCTGCTCAGCGGCGCCTATCACCATATCGCGCCACCGACGCAGCGGCGGTCGCGGCGGCTGCTTTCCATCACGCCGGAGGAGGTCGAGGACGCGCGCGGCGTGGCGAAGGCCTGGCGCGTGATGGACGGCTTCCGGTTCCTCGATCCGCGCCAGGCCGGCGCCTACGCCGCGTGGCGCGCCACGCCGGAAGGCAAGCCGCTCGCGCCCTTGTTCGTCTGGTGGACCGAGGTGTTCGCGACCCACGGCAGCGCCGCGCTGGTCGATGCCGGCGACGTCACGCCCGTCTGGTGGCGCGCCGCCCTGCTCCTGTTCGTCGCAGCCGACGAGGTGGCGGCCGGCGTCGGCTTCCATCCCGCGGTTGCCATCGCCGGCCGGAAGACGGAGGCGCCGTGGTTCGAGCGCTTCGTGTACCTGATCTTCCTCTTCGTCGGCAGCTTGATGCGGTTCAAGCCTGACGGGTCGGCCGAGACGTCGGCGATCTCGACCTTCTCCTGCGCGGAGAAGAGCATGGCGTGCGTGCTGCCGAAGGCGCGGACGCCTTCCGTCGGCTGCACCCTTCGTTCGCTCTCCCACAACCTCGCGCTGATGCCGCCGCAGGGCATCGCGACGGGCCGTTGGATGCCCTACGTCTTCACGGACGCGCCGCCGGACGAGCGTCACCTGAACCTCCTCCTGGTGCCGTTCCCCTATGCGATCGCCGCATCGGCCTTCCGGCCGCGCAACGACGAGGTGGCATGCGGCCAGCGCGGCGGCTTCTTCGGCCTCGAGCAGCAGTGGCTCACGAACCTGAGCCACGAGAAGATGATCGACTTCGTGGTGGCGCTGGCGGCCGAGGCGCGGCGCGAGGTCGACACCATCCACGCCATCGTTTTTCCCGAGCTGGCGCTCAACGAAGATTTCTACGAGGCGATGGTCGCGGCGCTTCCGGACAAGCTGCCGGGCCTGGAGTTCATGATCGCGGGCCTCTCCGATCGCGACGGTCGCGTCGGCAACTTCGTCAACGTCACGGTCTTCCAGTCGCAGGGCAAAGGTGCCACCGCCCTCGGCCTCACCTCGGCCCGCGAGAAGCACCATCGCTGGCGGCTCGATCGCGACCAGATCATCTCGTACGGCCTGCAGGGCACGCTGAGCCCGTCGCTGTTCTGGTGGGAGGACATCGATCTCCTCAGCCGCCGCGTCGACTTCGCGGTGATCCGCAAGGGGTCGGTCATCTCCGCGCTCATCTGCGAGGACCTCGCGCGCGTCGACCCGTGCCAGCAGCTGATCCGCTCGGTCGGACCGTCGATCATCTTCGCGCTGCTGATGGACGCGCCACAGGTCAAGCAGCGCTGGCCTGCGCGGCACGCGACGATCCTCGCCGAGGATCCCGGCAGCGCGGTCCTCACCATGACCTCCAAGGCGATGATGAACCGCCAGGATCGGCTCGGCATCTTCCGCTCGTACCGCGACGAGGATCGGGTGATTGCGCTCTGGCGCGACGATTCGAAGACGGTGCCGGACGAGATCATCTGCGGCAAGGATCAATACGGCGTGCTGCTCACGCTGTCGGGCAGCCACGTCACGGATGAAAGCCTCGACGGACGCCAGGATCCGGGCGTCGTCGCCTGGCGGTTCGCAGGGCAGCGGCAGCTCGGGCTCGGCCCGATGGCGGAGGCGTTCGCCGCGATCGTGACGCCCGACAAGCTGCGGCACGACTGCGATGTCTCCATCTGA
- a CDS encoding hypothetical protein (ID:RHAL1_04151;~conserved protein of unknown function;~source:Prodigal:2.6) has product MYFAETHLGTVWAYDYDLETGAPSNRRAFAQVDRGIGVQDGLTVDSAGRVLVAIWRGRRINVYAADGTLVRVLEIPVPSATSCCLGGPDLRTLYITTDGRRLSGEAPDDPLPGCMLQLEWDVPGLPAARMRPLH; this is encoded by the coding sequence ATGTACTTCGCCGAAACGCACCTCGGCACGGTCTGGGCCTACGACTACGATCTCGAAACCGGCGCGCCCTCGAACCGTCGCGCGTTCGCGCAGGTCGATCGCGGAATCGGCGTGCAGGATGGCCTGACCGTCGACTCCGCGGGCCGCGTCCTTGTTGCGATCTGGCGCGGGCGGCGGATCAACGTCTACGCAGCCGATGGCACTCTTGTGCGCGTGCTGGAGATACCGGTGCCGAGCGCGACGAGCTGCTGCCTCGGTGGGCCGGACCTGCGCACGCTCTACATCACCACCGACGGTCGTCGCCTGTCGGGCGAGGCGCCGGACGATCCGCTGCCGGGCTGCATGCTGCAGCTCGAGTGGGACGTGCCGGGGCTGCCTGCCGCGCGCATGCGGCCGCTCCACTAG